DNA sequence from the Vibrio sp. BS-M-Sm-2 genome:
GTGAACACCGCCTGTTACCAGAACGGTTGGTTTTGATGCATCCCAGTTTTTGCTCTTGATTGCAAAAAGAGGGAAACGAGCTTCATCGTAGCTCAGCGCGCCGTATTGCTCGATGTCAAAACGATCTGCTAGTGCTTTAATCTTTGGTACAACTTCTTGTTGGTATTCACGCTTAACCGTTCTTTGAGCTAACCATGCTTCACGTTCTGCTTGTTGCCACTTTTGTCCTGGCTTACCAATCGGGTAGGTAGATTCACTTTTCATCTATACTTTTTCTTTTATGTTCGTGAAAGATTAAGACAGATTATTCCTGTCTAACAGAGACAGCAATAGAAAACACAACTTGTGACTTTATTTTTTACAGACTCATAACTTTGATGAGTGAATTGATGGTGTTACATTTTATTGATGGTTTAATTCTTTATAAAGAGACAACAAAATGGCTGGAGCAAGTTTACTAACACTGCTAGATGACATTGCAACTGTGTTGGATGATGTCGCACTGATGTCTAAGGTGGCAGCTAAAAAAACCGCAGGCGTATTGGGTGACGATTTAGCCCTGAACGCTCAGCAAGTATCAGGTGTTTCTGCTGAAAGAGAAATCCCAGTGGTGTGGGCGGTTGCAAAAGGCTCATTTAAGAACAAGCTGATTTTAGTGCCAGCAGCATTATTGATCAGTGCCTTTATTCCTTGGTTGATCATGCCTTTGCTTTTGATTGGTGGTCTGTTTCTTTGTTTTGAAGGCGCGGAGAAGATTTTAGAGAAGCTCTTCCCGCATGCCCATCAACATGACGAAAAGGGGGAGGATACCAGTACTGGAGAATCCATCGAGGAATATGAGAAGAGAAAGGTAGCAGGCGCGATTCGTACCGATTTCATATTGTCTGCGGAAATCATCGTGATAGCACTGGGTACCGTGACGGGGACAAGTATCCTTACTCAGATTATTGTCGTGAGTTTGATTGCGGTTGTTATGACGATTGGTGTTTATGGCTTAGTCGCGGGTATCGTTAAGTTGGATGATTTAGGTTTCTACCTCCAACGAACATCGAATGGGAGTACCATTAAAACCAGATTGGGTAATGGGTTAGTCGCCTTTGCACCAAAGCTAATGAAGATGCTTGCGGTGGTTGGAACGGCTGCGATGTTCTTGGTTGGCGGCGGTATTGTGGTACACAACGTTCCT
Encoded proteins:
- a CDS encoding DUF808 domain-containing protein; translation: MAGASLLTLLDDIATVLDDVALMSKVAAKKTAGVLGDDLALNAQQVSGVSAEREIPVVWAVAKGSFKNKLILVPAALLISAFIPWLIMPLLLIGGLFLCFEGAEKILEKLFPHAHQHDEKGEDTSTGESIEEYEKRKVAGAIRTDFILSAEIIVIALGTVTGTSILTQIIVVSLIAVVMTIGVYGLVAGIVKLDDLGFYLQRTSNGSTIKTRLGNGLVAFAPKLMKMLAVVGTAAMFLVGGGIVVHNVPAIHHLIEPIIMDFRGHTIATAVVPTLLNGVVGVVAGLLVVAIWSVIEKVRGK